The Gemmatimonadales bacterium genome includes a region encoding these proteins:
- a CDS encoding PilN domain-containing protein, whose amino-acid sequence MININLKPGARRQSAKGSAFAGFGEKLRGLGSRIKEPGPAVAIGAWVLVAGVIGAMYLHTSSRLHALEPEMQKTHDEYQRYQTFTAEKRKEEGVRDSILAQIGTISSVDQARYTWSHILDEISGAMPEFTWLTSVSQVSVPADTLGNAPVTVLIAGQTSDLQNYTAFLRRLGDSHWLTNVVPVKTETVIDRSNRPLTAFTVQATFTRADSTQVQTVPILESTVR is encoded by the coding sequence GTGATCAACATCAATCTCAAGCCTGGCGCCCGGCGGCAATCCGCCAAGGGGAGCGCCTTCGCCGGATTCGGCGAGAAGCTTCGCGGCCTCGGCTCGCGCATCAAGGAACCGGGACCGGCGGTCGCCATCGGGGCGTGGGTGCTCGTCGCCGGCGTGATTGGCGCGATGTACCTGCACACCTCGTCGCGTCTCCACGCGCTCGAGCCCGAGATGCAGAAGACCCATGACGAGTATCAGCGATACCAGACGTTCACCGCCGAGAAGCGCAAGGAAGAAGGGGTCCGCGACTCGATCCTGGCGCAGATCGGCACGATTTCATCGGTCGACCAGGCGCGCTACACCTGGTCGCACATCCTCGACGAGATCTCGGGCGCGATGCCGGAGTTCACCTGGCTGACCAGCGTCTCGCAGGTCTCGGTCCCGGCCGATACCCTCGGCAACGCGCCGGTCACCGTGCTCATCGCCGGCCAGACCAGCGATCTGCAGAACTACACCGCGTTCCTGCGCCGGCTCGGTGATTCGCACTGGCTCACCAACGTGGTGCCGGTCAAGACCGAAACGGTGATCGACCGGAGCAATCGTCCGCTCACCGCCTTCACCGTGCAGGCGACCTTCACGCGCGCCGATTCGACCCAGGTCCAGACCGTGCCGATCCTAGAATCGACGGTGAGGTAA